A genomic window from Phoenix dactylifera cultivar Barhee BC4 unplaced genomic scaffold, palm_55x_up_171113_PBpolish2nd_filt_p 000007F, whole genome shotgun sequence includes:
- the LOC103704504 gene encoding pentatricopeptide repeat-containing protein At3g22690-like — translation MASPTPVPLQRVPITRSKANSHGHTPSLGKYPIGNSSPPLLSLLQQCSSTRELSQIHARLLKSNAVQDPLYLSKLLSFYASLEPDGDPCCYALRLFSSLSYRDSALWNSLIHGFSLGSTPAQSILLFIRLLEEDPILLNSHSFPPVLKACARIRAVSEGTQIHGFATKCGAAADPYVQSSLVRMYFGCGRSRDGQLLFDKMPERSVVAWNCVIGGYAELGLWEKVKSLFGMMVSEFRCVPNSITLVRVITACARSGDFELGKWVHQYIKENGVPLCLNLRNALMNMHAKFGEMGEARRLFDQMPEHDIVSWTTLLSGYATKGHLRLARELFDKIPDRNVVAWNAMIAGYVLNGCFGEAILLYKEMLALNVKIDKATMISVLSACARSGYLLTGKMIHGYIYKVGIEMTLDLLHSILGLYSRCGKMDLAEFLFSKMDVKNEISWTLIMVGYVNHGEIKAALEIFNQMPHKDLAAWNALISTLAQCNYFSEALDIFEQLQRMKVSPNCLTLVSILSACARVGALELGKWVHAYIERNDIEMDAYLSSSLIDMYSKCGRIDLSLEVFNRMPTKDLLSWSAMIGGLAIHGHGEFAIEFFRQMEDYGVQPDAVTFVGVLSACSHAGLVEEGQHYFDMMTKKYGITPTTDHYSCMVDLFGRRGLLREAKEFIDKMNISSNGEAIWGALLGACKLHGNVELAEYATSHLIEEDPNNSGAYVLLSNVYASAYKWDDVGKVRNIMKKKGIEKVPGCSSIEVNGEIHEFLAGDASHPLSREIYMTLNRLEKLMEAT, via the exons ATGGCGTCCCCAACTCCGGTCCCGTTGCAGCGGGTCCCGATCACACGCTCGAAAGCCAACTCCCATGGCCACACCCCCTCTCTCGGGAAATATCCCATCGGCAACTCGTCCCCGCCGTTGCTATCTCTCCTCCAGCAATGCTCTTCCACTCGAGAACTCTCCCAAATCCACGCCCGACTCCTCAAATCCAATGCCGTCCAAGACCCTCTCTACCTCTCCAAGCTCCTCTCCTTCTACGCCTCCCTCGAGCCGGATGGCGACCCCTGCTGCTACGCTCTTCGCTTGTTCTCTTCGCTCTCGTATCGTGACTCTGCTCTATGGAATTCTTTGATTCACGGGTTTAGCCTCGGTTCGACGCCGGCACAATCCATACTGCTCTTTATTAGGTTGCTGGAAGAAGACCCGATTCTTCTGAATTCCCATTCCTTCCCCCCGGTTCTCAAGGCATGCGCGAGGATTAGGGCGGTCTCGGAGGGGACCCAGATCCATGGTTTTGCTACCAAGTGCGGAGCAGCGGCGGATCCCTATGTGCAGAGCTCGTTGGTTCGGATGTACTTTGGTTGCGGGAGATCTCGCGACGGGCAGCTCCTGTTTGATAAAATGCCAGAAAGGAGTGTTGTTGCGTGGAATTGTGTAATTGGGGGCTACGCAGAGTTGGGCTTGTGGGAAAAAGTGAAATCTCTGTTCGGGATGATGGTTTCGGAGTTTCGTTGTGTGCCCAATTCGATCACGTTGGTTAGGGTGATCACTGCATGCGCTCGGTCGGGGGACTTTGAATTGGGAAAGTGGGTTCATCAGTACATCAAGGAAAATGGGGTTCCTTTGTGTTTGAATTTGAGGAATGCACTGATGAATATGCACGCTAAATTTGGTGAGATGGGGGAGGCCAGGAGATTGTTTGATCAGATGCCAGAACACGATATCGTGTCATGGACTACATTGCTTAGTGGGTATGCTACCAAGGGACATTTGAGGCTAGCTCGCGAGCTTTTTGATAAGATACCTGATCGAAATGTTGTCGCATGGAATGCAATGATAGCTGGATATGTGCTAAATGGCTGCTTTGGAGAGGCGATTTTGCTTTACAAAGAAATGCTG GCTCTCAATGTGAAAATTGACAAAGCCACAATGATTAGCGTTCTATCTGCTTGTGCAAGGTCAGGATATCTACTCACTGGAAAAATGATTCATGGATACATCTATAAGGTTGGTATTGAAATGACTCTCGATTTGCTTCACTCTATTCTAGGCCTGTATTCAAGGTGTGGGAAGATGGACTTGGCTGAGTTTTTGTTCAGTAAAATGGATGTTAAGAATGAGATCTCCTGGACTTTAATCATGGTGGGATATGTGAATCatggagaaataaaagctgCACTTGAAATCTTCAATCAGATGCCCCACAAGGATTTAGCTGCATGGAATGCCTTGATAAGTACACTGGCCCAATGCAATTATTTCAGCGAAGCCTTGGACATCTTTGAACAGCTGCAGAGGATGAAGGTGAGTCCTAATTGTTTGACTTTGGTTAGCATATTGTCCGCTTGTGCCAGGGTTGGGGCTCTTGAACTAGGCAAATGGGTTCATGCTTACATAGAGAGGAACGACATTGAAATGGATGCCTACTTAAGTTCTTCACTTATCGATATGTATTCAAAGTGTGGACGCATTGATCTATCCCTTGAAGTGTTCAATAGAATGCCCACAAAGGATCTATTATCTTGGAGTGCCATGATTGGAGGGCTGGCCATACATGGCCACGGCGAGTTTGCTATAGAGTTCTTTAGACAGATGGAAGACTATGGAGTGCAACCAGATGCTGTTACCTTTGTTGGAGTTTTGAGCGCTTGTAGTCATGCAGGATTAGTAGAAGAAGGCCAGCATTATTTCGATATGATGACTAAAAAGTATGGCATCACTCCTACAACTGATCATTATAGTTGCATGGTGGATCTCTTTGGTCGCCGTGGTCTCTTGAGGGAGGCCAAGGAATTCATAGACAAAATGAACATTTCCTCAAATGGGGAGGCTATTTGGGGAGCTTTACTTGGTGCCTGCAAACTTCATGGAAATGTTGAACTGGCTGAGTATGCTACAAGTCATCTTATAGAGGAGGATCCAAACAATTCAGGAGCATATGTGCTGCTATCCAATGTATATGCTAGTGCTTACAAATGGGATGATGTTGGAAAGGTCAGGAATATaatgaagaagaaaggaatTGAAAAAGTTCCTGGTTGTAGCTCAATTGAAGTAAATGGTGAAATACATGAATTCCTTGCTGGGGATGCTTCTCATCCGCTGTCTAGAGAAATCTACATGACTTTAAATAGATTGGAGAAATTAATGGAAGCAACATGA